Proteins encoded within one genomic window of Ovis aries strain OAR_USU_Benz2616 breed Rambouillet chromosome 1, ARS-UI_Ramb_v3.0, whole genome shotgun sequence:
- the LOC101110112 gene encoding large ribosomal subunit protein uL30-like: protein MLRKARRKLIYEKAKHYHKEYRQMYRTEIRMARMAQKAGNFYVPAEPKLAFVIRIRGINGVSPKVRKVLQLLRLRQIFNGTFVKLNKASINMLRIVKPYIAWGYPNLKSANELIYKRGYGKINKKRIALTDNALIARSLGKHGIICMEDLVHEIYTAGKRFKEANNFLWPFKLSSPRGGMKKKTTHFVEGGDAGSREDQINRLIRRMN, encoded by the coding sequence ATGCTTCGAAAGGCAAGGAGGAAGCTTATCTATGAAAAAGCTAAGCATTACCACAAGGAATACAGGCAGATGTACAGAACTGAAATTCGAATGGCTAGGATGGCACAAAAAGCCGGCAACTTCTATGTACCCGCGGAACCCAAACTGGCGTTTGTCATCAGGATCAGAGGTATCAACGGTGTGAGCCCAAAGGTTCGAAAGGTGCTGCAGCTCCTTCGCCTCCGGCAGATCTTCAACGGCACCTTTGTGAAGCTCAACAAGGCATCAATTAACATGCTGCGAATTGTGAAGCCATACATTGCATGGGGGTACCCAAATCTGAAGTCTGCAAATGAATTGATCTACAAGCGTGGTTATGGCAAAATCAACAAAAAGCGAATTGCCCTGACAGACAATGCATTGATTGCTCGATCTCTTGGGAAACATGGAATCATCTGCATGGAGGATCTGGTTCATGAGATCTATACCGCTGGAAAACGtttcaaagaagcaaacaacTTCCTGTGGCCCTTTAAATTGTCTTCTCCACGAGGTGGAATGAAGAAAAAGACCACCCATTTTGTAGAAGGTGGAGATGCTGGCAGCAGGGAAGACCAGATCAACAGGCTTATTAGAAGGATGAACTAA